A region from the Gossypium hirsutum isolate 1008001.06 chromosome A08, Gossypium_hirsutum_v2.1, whole genome shotgun sequence genome encodes:
- the LOC107906780 gene encoding E3 ubiquitin-protein ligase XBAT33, producing the protein MGNSFGCSASGERLVSAARDGDLVEAKMLLDCNPCLAKYSTFGGLNSPLHFAAAKGHNEIVALLLENGADVNSRNYCGQTALMQACRYGHWEVVQTLLLFRCNVTRADYLSGRTALHFSAVNGHVRCITLLVADFVPNAPFEAMNNQIEGEKGDGSTVRNKNDQSALSKFVNKAADGGNTALHMAALNGHFDCVQLLLDLHANVSAVTFHYGRSMDLIGAGSTPLHYAACGGNLKCCQILLARGASRLTLNCNGWLPLDVARMWGRHWLEPLLAPNSDTTIPRFPSSNYLSLPLSSLLNIARECGLQSPTTPLDDADTCAVCLERVCCVAAEGCGHELCVRCALYLCSTSHIPSNIVAPPGSIPCPLCRHGILSFVKLPISPVKENRLHVSLGLCTSCMLHPCDADCASPASEIRKNRVASVSSDIFCPVTCSPFPSVAIPLCTCNDGPWPSFESGETEMQDGSPRRSQSTSIEQDKIEGPRLERTTCSNMFWGRRSCSREHQCNSEINA; encoded by the exons aTGGGGAATTCGTTTGGGTGCTCAGCTTCAGGGGAGAGATTAGTTTCGGCAGCGAGAGATGGGGATTTGGTGGAAGCCAAGATGCTCTTGGATTGCAATCCTTGTCTTGCTAAGTATTCCACTTTTGGGGGCCTTAATTCTCCTCTTCATTTCGCTGCTGCCAAAGGCCACAATGag ATTGTTGCTTTATTGCTTGAGAATGGAGCTGATGTTAATTCCCGGAATTACTGTGGCCAG ACGGCATTGATGCAAGCGTGTAGATACGGGCACTGGGAGGTTGTGCAGACCCTTTTGCTCTTCAGATGCAAT GTTACCAGGGCAGATTATCTAAGTGGAAGAACTGCTCTCCATTTTTCTGCTGTAAATGGACATGTACGGTGCATAACACTTCTTGTAGCTGATTTTGTTCCTAATGCTCCTTTTGAAGCTATGAACAACCAAATTGAAGGTGAAAAGGGGGACGGTTCTACTGTGAGAAACAAAAATGATCAAAG TGCACTATCAAAGTTTGTAAATAAGGCAGCTGATGGCGGGAATACTGCTCTTCATATGGCTGCATTAAATGGGCATTTTGATTGTGTGCAGCTTTTGTTAGACCTTCACGCCAATGTATCTGCCGTCACATTTCATTATGGAAGATCAATGGATTTAATAG GAGCTGGAAGTACTCCTTTGCATTATGCTGCCTGTGGGGGAAACTTGAAATGTTGCCAG ATCCTTCTAGCAAGAGGAGCCAGTCGGTTGACTTTGAACTGCAATGG GTGGCTGCCACTTGATGTTGCCAGGATGTGGGGTCGTCATTGGCTTGAGCCCTTGCTGGCACCTAATTCTGATACCACAATACCTAGATTTCCTTCTTCCAACTACTTGTCTTTGCCTCTTTCGAGTTTACTTAACATAGCAAG AGAATGTGGGTTGCAGTCCCCAACAACCCCCTTGGATGATGCTGACACTTGTGCCGTCTGCCTTGAAAGAGTATGTTGTGTTGCTGCTGAAG GATGTGGGCATGAGTTATGCGTAAGGTGTGCACTCTATCTTTGCTCAACAAGCCACATTCCCTCCAATATCGTGGCCCCACCGGGGTCTATTCCGTGCCCACTTTGTAGACATGGCATTCTCTCCTTCGTCAAATTGCCCATTTCGCCGGTAAAAGAAAATAGGCTACATGTATCCCTTGGCCTTTGTACATCGTGCATGCTTCATCCCTGTGATGCAGATTGCGCATCACCTGCTTCAGAGATCCGAAAGAATCGTGTTGCATCAGTTTCTTCGGATATTTTCTGTCCAGTTACCTGTAGTCCATTTCCTTCTGTTGCCATCCCTTTGTGCACCTGCAACGATGGTCCTTGGCCCTCGTTTGAAAGTGGAGAGACAGAAATGCAAGATGGATCTCCAAGACGTTCACAATCTACATCGATCGAGCAGGATAAAATTGAAGGACCGAGACTGGAGAGAACAACCTGTTCAAACATGTTCTGGGGCAGGAGGAGCTGCAGTAGAGAGCATCAATGCAATTCAGAAATAAATGCTTGA
- the LOC121204595 gene encoding protein ROOT PRIMORDIUM DEFECTIVE 1: protein MLVFFSYTCNLLKPRSPSPLPFTSIMLMSQSTSIPKKQDRVRDHGFDNYMEVEKKTRKVLKFQSLILSQPSQTLPISRFDSLARRLGLGFKENEAAAYLLKFPHVFEIYEHPVLRILFCRLTQKALLQIEQEKQALHAQLPDVVTRLRKLVMMSNTGRLRLEHVRIARKEFGLPDDFEYSVILKYPEFFRLFDARDTRNKYIEIVERDPELAICAIEKVREREYREKGLDAEDVRFSFLVNFPPGFKIGKYYRIAVWKWQRVPYWSPYENVSGYDLRSLEALKRMEKRAVATIHELLSLTVEKKISLERIAHFRMAMNLPKKLKDFLLQHQGIFYVSTRGNYGKLHTVFLREAYRKGELTEPNDLYLARRKLGELVLLSSRKAMVDKELVSYRRDTEVDDIVCVRPDYMETDLKDFGVEYEIEHDEEGNDSLDSDFVSDDIDETEYLDEKEDTV from the coding sequence ATGCTGGTGTTCTTCTCTTACACTTGCAATCTCCTCAAACCCAGAAGCCCGTCGCCTCTCCCTTTCACCTCCATAATGCTCATGTCCCAGTCCACCTCTATCCCTAAAAAACAGGACAGAGTACGCGACCACGGTTTCGACAACTACATGGAAGTGGAGAAAAAGACCCGGAAAGTCCTCAAATTCCAATCTCTCATTCTTTCCCAGCCAAGTCAAACCTTGCCCATCTCTCGTTTCGACTCTCTCGCTCGTCGCCTTGGTCTCGGCTTCAAAGAAAACGAAGCCGCTGCTTATCTCCTTAAATTCCCCCACGTTTTCGAAATCTACGAGCACCCTGTTCTCAGAATCCTCTTTTGCAGGCTAACCCAGAAGGCCCTTCTCCAAATTGAGCAAGAAAAACAAGCACTCCATGCCCAGTTACCTGATGTCGTCACCCGGTTAAGGAAGTTGGTTATGATGTCGAACACGGGCCGTTTGAGACTGGAACACGTTCGGATTGCCAGGAAAGAATTTGGGTTGCCTGATGATTTTGAGTACTCGGTAATTCTCAAATACCCTGAATTTTTTAGATTGTTTGATGCTCGAGATACTAGGAATAAGTACATTGAGATTGTTGAAAGAGATCCCGAGTTAGCTATTTGTGCCATAGAGAAAGTTAGAGAGAGAGAGTACAGAGAAAAAGGACTTGACGCTGAGGATGTTAGGTTCTCATTTCTTGTTAACTTTCCGCCTGGGTTTAAGATTGGTAAGTATTACAGGATTGCAGTTTGGAAGTGGCAACGGGTTCCGTATTGGTCTCCTTATGAGAACGTATCTGGTTATGACTTGAGGTCATTGGAAGCTCTGAAGAGGATGGAAAAGAGGGCAGTGGCAACTATTCATGAGTTGCTGTCATTGACTGTGGAGAAGAAGATTTCTTTGGAGAGGATTGCGCATTTTAGGATGGCGATGAATTTGCCTAAAAAGTTGAAGGATTTTCTGCTTCAGCATCAGGGAATATTTTATGTTTCAACTAGGGGGAATTATGGGAAGCTTCATACAGTGTTTCTTAGGGAAGCTTATAGGAAGGGGGAGTTAACTGAGCCAAATGATTTGTATTTGGCGAGAAGGAAGTTGGGCGAGTTAGTTTTGCTAAGTTCTAGGAAGGCAATGGTGGATAAGGAACTGGTTAGCTATAGGAGGGATACGGAAGTTGATGACATAGTGTGTGTTAGACCAGACTATATGGAAACTGACTTGAAAGATTTTGGGGTTGAATATGAAATAGAGCACGATGAAGAAGGAAATGATAGTTTAGATTCTGATTTTGTTTCTGATGACATAGATGAGACTGAATATTTGGATGAAAAGGAGGATACCGTTTAA
- the LOC107908332 gene encoding uncharacterized protein: MPRSSSQCRTRVRDVIEYVPTEAYSCKRFLRGLPDELRVQLVYLKITEFEDLVERAKMVEQVLGLNKKPKNTRSFGKRSRATSSNPQSKRSKGSCGSWRSSFRSDRGRSGSFFRGSARRGSDVTTQKLEARVPGRAYVVWTHEEGDPHEVVTDLRSSHSYVNTKLVESGNIKSEMSRVSIAVSSPLGQTVLVDQVCRRCPLMIQNIIFPVDLLIMPFGDFDIILGMDRHSELGVILDCCKKKFIIQSENRDKIEVNGIRTNGSTRIIPSIQVNKLLHQGCVAFLAYVINSNSVESQCSKIRTVCEFPDVFPEEL; the protein is encoded by the exons ATGCCTCGTTCCTCGTCCCAGTGTAGGACACGAGTAAGGGATGTTATAGAATATGTGCCAACCGAAGCTTATAGTTGTAAGAGATTTCTACGGGGTTTACCTGATGAATTACGTGTGCAGCTAGTATATCTCAAAATTACAGAATTTGAAGATTTAGTTGAAAGAGCAAAGATGGTTGAACAAGTATTGGGTCTTAACAAAAAGCCTAAAaatactcgttcgtttgggaaaCGTTCTAGAGCTACTAGTTCAAATCCACAATCTAAAAGATCAAAAGGATCTTGTGGTAGTTGGAGATCGAGTTTTAGATCAGACAGAG GTAGAAGTGGTTCGTTTTTTAGAGGTAGTGCTAGAAGAGGAAGTGATGTTACTACTCAAAAATTAGAAGCAAGAGTACCAGGTCGAGCATATGTTGTATGGACCCATGAAGAGGGTGATCCACATGAAGTAGTGACAG ATCTGAGATCTTCACATTCATATGTTAATACAAAATTGGTTGAATCGGGAAATATAAAATCTGAAATGTCTAGAGTATCAATAGCGGTGTCTAGTCCATTGGGGCAAACTGTGCTAGTGGATCAGGTGTGTAGGAGATGTCCTCTAATGAtacaaaacataatatttccTGTTGATCTGTTGATAATGCCATTTGGCGactttgatataattctgggaatggaccgGCATTCAGAACTTGGGGTAATTTTAGATTGTTGTAAAAAGAAGTTTATTATTCAGAGTGAAAATCGGGATAAGATTGAGGTAAATGGAATTCGAACCAATGGGTCGACTCGTATTATCCCATCGATTCAGGTTAATAAACTTCTTCATCAGGGTTGTGTAGCTTTTctggcatatgttattaattcaaaTTCTGTTGAAAGTCAATGTAGTAAAATTCGGACtgtttgtgaatttcctgatgtatttcctgaagaattgtag